A window from Canis lupus baileyi chromosome 4, mCanLup2.hap1, whole genome shotgun sequence encodes these proteins:
- the C4H10orf105 gene encoding uncharacterized protein C10orf105 homolog: MSTPSSSPLAFLTAPVTPGSSAEAVDPLPMLITLACIFLLLASCLLFMTLCKPAALDPIHRRARECMPHHPGSPSEPQLRLWKRLGSLRRSLHSFHRGRPVPRRPLPGCDDNHDCDCPESTKM; this comes from the coding sequence ATGAGCACACCGAGTTCCAGTCCCCTTGCCTTCCTCACAGCTCCTGTCACTCCGGGCAGCTCCGCAGAGGCAGTGgaccccctccccatgctcatcaCCCTCGCCTGCATCTTCCTCCTGCTGGCCAGCTGTCTGCTGTTCATGACCCTCTGCAAACCTGCCGCCCTGGACCCAATCCACCGCCGGGCTCGGGAGTGCATGCCCCACCACCCCGGGAGCCCCAGTGAGCCCCAGCTCAGGCTCTGGAAGCGCCTGGGCTCTCTGCGCCGCTCCCTGCACAGCTTCCACCGAGGCAGGCCTGTTCCCCGACGCCCCCTGCCTGGCTGTGATGACAACCACGACTGTGACTGTCCGGAATCTACCAAGATGTGA